The following nucleotide sequence is from Mycobacteriales bacterium.
CCTTCGGCCCGCGGCACGACGCGGTGACAGGACGGGCAGGCCGCTGTGGTGACCTCGGAGACGACATCAGCCGTCCGCCAGCGGAACAACGCGCTGCCGCGCATCCCGAGCTGGGTGAGGACGAGCTCGCCGGCACCGGTCGCGTGCTCGCCCGTGTCGGGGTCGACGACCTGCAGGACGTCGAGGTCGGGGTAGGCATGCAGACCACTCGTGCCGCCGGACTCGCGGCATTCGCCCCACAGCAGGCGGGCGCCGGCCGGCGCGTGGACGGCGAGCACCGCGAGATCGCCGGCGCCGACCGCACGGCGCGCGGCGTGCGTCGCCGCCGAGCGTTCGGCGTCGCTCGGTGCGCCGACCAGAAGGACGGTGCGCAGCGAGTCGAGGTGCGGCAGGCCTTCGAGCAGCTCCACCGCCCGCTCGGTCGGCAACGCCAGGACCGTCGGCGGGGCGAGCCGGATCGCGGCTGCCAGGTCGTCACGGTGACCACCCGGGAACAGCGCCGGCGCGCCGGAGCCGAGGGCGGCGTACTGGAGCGCGACGTGCTCGGTCGTGGCGGTCGGCTCGACAGCGGAGACCAGCACGTCGTTGCGGGTCAGGCCGAGCACCGACCACAGGCGCGCCCCGGCGCGGGTGACGGTGTCGAGGTCGGCGCGGGTCGACGCGATCGGGTAGCGCATCCCGCTGCCGGCGAAGACGTAGGAGGTCGCGCGCGTGTCGGCATCGACCACGCGCTGGTAGGCGTCCGGGCGCAGCGCCCGCAGCCGGATCGCCCGGCGCAGCGCGGGCCCCGTCGCGTGCAGCGCGAAGCCGGCCTCGCCGGCCTGCAGCACCAACGCGGCCATCGCGGCAGGATCGCCGGTGGGGCTGACGTCGCGTTCGCCCATCGCGGGGACCGTCGCCAGGTCCGCGACCGTGCGGATCGAGGACGGCCGGCGGTTGAGCTCGGTGAAGCGCCGGCGCCACAACGGCGAGAAGGGAGCGATCGAGTCGCGCACCTGCGCCGCGACGAGCTGGTCCTGCAACGCCGCCAGCGAGGCGGGGGTGTGCCGGGACTGGGGCGTTGCCACGTGCCGAAGTTACCGGAGCGAACCGGACGTCAGCCCTTGCGCGCCTCGATCTGCTCGGTCACCTGCGGGACAACCTCGAACAAATCGCCCACGACACCGAAGTCGACGAGCTCGAAGATCGGCGCCTCGGGGTCCTTGTTGATGGCGACGATGTTCTTCGAGGTCTGCATGCCGGCGCGGTGCTGGATCGCCCCGGAGATGCCGACCGCGATGTAGAGCTGCGGAGACACGGTCTTGCCGGTCTGCCCGACCTGGTTCTGGTGGGGGTACCAACCGGCGTCGGTCGCCGCGCGCGAGGCGCCCACGGCCGCGCCCAGGGAGTCGGCGAACTTCTCGATCAGCGCGAAGTGCTCGCCCGAACCGAGACCACGACCGCCGGAGACGACGATCTCGGCCTCGGTGAGCTCCGGGCGTCCGCCCTTCTTCTCACTGACCCGCTCGAGGATCTTGGCCTTCTTGGCGGCATCGGACAGCGCAACCGACACCTGCTCCTCGCTCGGCGAGGCCGGCGAGGGCTCGGGCGCGGTCGAGTTGGGCCGGACCGCGATGATCGGGGTGCCCTTGGCGACCTTTGACTTGACGGTGTAGCCGCCGCCGAAGATCGACTGGTCGGCGACGAGGTCGCTGCTCACGCCGACCGCGTCGGTGATCACGCCGGAGTCGAGCTTGACCGCGAGCCGCGCCGCGACCTCCTTGCCCTCAGGCGATGAGGGAATGAGCACGGCTGCCGGCGAGGAGCTGCCGACGATCTGCGCCAGCGCCTCGGTCTTCGGGGCGACGACGTAGCCGTCGAGCTCGGCGTCACCGGCGACGTACACCTTCTGCGCGCCGTACTCGGCGAGGGTCGCCTTCGCGTTGTCGTAGCCCGCGCCGACGAAGACGGCGGAAGGCTCGCCCAGCGCGCGAGCGAGGGTCAGCAGCTCGAGGGTGACCTTCTTCGGCGTCCCGTCGACGTGCTCGACCAGGACCAGGATCTCAGCCATGACGTGTTCTTCTCCTCAGCAAGCCTGGTCTCAGATGAACTTCTGGGTGGCGAGGAACTCGGCGAGCTTCACGCCGCCGTCGCCCTCGTCCTTGACGATCGTCCCGGCCTGCTTCGGCGGGCGGGCGGCGAACTCGGCGACCGAGGTGCCGGAGCCGGCCAGGCCGACGTTGGCCGCATCGATGCCGGCGTCGGCCAGCGTCAGCGTGGTCAGCGGCTTCTTCTTGGCCGCCATGATCCCCTTGAACGACGGGTAGCGCGGCTCGTTGATCTTCTCGACGACCGACACGATCGCGGGCGTCTGCGCCTCGACGACGTCGTAGCCGGTGTCGGTCTGGCGCTCGATCTTCACCGTCGAGCCACTCACCTCGACCTTGCGGGCGAAGGAGAGCTGGGCGGCGCCGGTGCGCTCGGCGAGCATCGCCGGGATGACGCTCATCCGCGCGTCCGTGGACTCCACGCCGAGGATGACCAGGTCGTGCGGGATCGTCGCCAGCGCCTTGGCGAGGGCGTAGGAGGTGGCGAGGGCGTCGGAGCCGTGCAGCGCCGGGTCGACGACGTGGACCGCGGAGTCGGCACCCATCGACAGCGCCTTGCGGATCGTCTCGACGGCCTTCTCCGGACCCATCGTGAGGATGGTGACCTCGCCGCCGTTCGCCTCCTTGAGGCGCAGCGCCTCTTCGACGGCGTACTCGTCGAGCTCGTTCATGACGCCTTCGACGCCCTCGCGGTCGAGGGTCTTGTCGGCGTCGCTGAGCTTCTTTTCCTCGTAGGTGTCAGGCACCTGCTTGACGCACACGACGATGTTCATGGCCGGCGGCCGACCTCCTGAGATAAGGGACCTCTGTGTCACGGCACCCTGTGCTGGATCCAACACTGTGTGTCCGTGCTCCGGACGCAAACTCTAGCAAGCAAGAAACCCCCGCCAACCGGCGGGGGTTTCTTGCGCTACGAGCGTGAATCAGGCGGCGGACGCCGCAGCTGCGGCGATCTGCGCGGGCGAGATCAACGACGCCCCGCAGTCGCACGCCGCGCCGGTGAACAGCTGCGAGTCGCAGCCGTCGCCGTGGCAGCCGACGTTGTGGCAGCCCGAGCACTCGTGAAGCATGTTGTTGCAGGCGCTTCCGTCGAAGAGCCGTCCATTGCATCTACGCATCAGATCCCCCTTGGATCTTGTTGGATTCGCTCTTGCGACACTGGGTCTTTGAGAAGACCTAGTGGAACTGCTCTTCTTCGGTCGAGCCCTTGAGTGCGAGGGTCTCCGCGTCGGGGTCGATCGCGGTGGCGACCAGGTCGAAGTAACCGGCGCCTACCTCGCGCTGGTGCTTCGTCGCGGTGTAGCCGTCGGCCTCAGCCGCGAACTCCTTCTCCTGAAGCTCGACGTAGGCCGACATGTCGCGGCTGGAGTAGCCCTTGGCCAGCTCGTACATCGAGTAGTTGAGGGCGTGGAAGCCGGCGAGGGTGATGAACTGGAACTTGTAGCCCATGGCGCCGAGCTCGCGCTGGAACTTCGCGATGGTGTCGTCGTCGAGGTGCTGCTTCCAGTTGAACGACGGCGAGCAGTTGTAGGCGAGGAGCTGGTCCGGGAACTCCTTCTTGATCGCCTCGGCGTACTGCCGGGCGAGCTCGAGGTCCGGGGTGGAGGTCTCCATCCAGAGCAGGTCGGCGTACGGCGCGTACGCCAGGCCGCGCGTGATGCACGGGTCGATGCCGTTTGTCACCCGGTAGAAGCCCTCAGCGGTCCGCTCGCCGGTGACGTACTGCTGGTCGCGCTCGTCCACGTCGCTGGTGATCAGCGTCGCGGCCTGGGCGTCGGTGCGGGCGACGACCAGCGTCGGCACACCCTCGACGTCCGCGGCCAGCCGCGCGGCGTTGAGGACCTTCACGTGTTGGTTGGTCGGGATGAGCACCTTGCCGCCGAGGTGGCCGCACTTCTTCGCCGAGGACAGCTGGTCCTCCCAGTGCACGCCCGACGCGCCGGCGGCGATCATCGACTTCATCAGCTCGAAGGCGTTGAGCACGCCACCGAACCCGGCCTCTGCGTCGGCGACGATCGGCGCGAACCAGTCGACGTCGGTCTTGCCTTCCGACCAGGTGATCTGGTCGGCGCGCATCAGCGCGTTGTTGATCCGGCGTACGACGGCGGGCACCGAGTTGGCCGGGTAGAGGCTCTGGTCCGGGTAGGTCTGCCCGGACAGGTTCGCGTCACCGGCGACCTGCCAGCCGGACAGGTAGATGGCCTTCAGGCCGGCGCGCACCTGCTGCACGGCCTGGTTGCCGGTCAGCGCGCCGAGGGCGTTGATGTAGTCCTCGGAGTTGACCAGGTTCCACAGCTTCTCCGCGCCGCGGCGGGCCAGCGTGTGCTCCTCCTGGACCGAGCCGCGCAGCCGTACGACGGCCTCGGCGTTGTAGTTGCGCTCGACGCCCTTCCAGCGCGGGCTGGTCTCCCATTCCTTCGCCAGGGCTGCGGCCTGCTCGGTGAGGTTGGTGCTCACGGATCGCTCCTCTGATGTCATCGTTGACAGTGTTCGAGTGAACTTCCTGCTGTGTTCACACTATGCCGCCTGCGTACCCGGCGGTAACTGCGTGTCGCCGTAGAAGAAATGCAAATCTTCACGTATCGTGAAGATCGTGGCCGACATCACCGGGCATCCCGCCGAACCGGGCGCCGCGGCCGCGGGCCTGGTCCCCGCGCCCCGCGAATCGATCGATGCCCTGACCCTCGGCCAGCGGATCCGTCACCTGCGCCGGACCCGCGGTCTCACCCTCGCCGAGCTCGCCTCGCGAGTGGGTGCGGCCAGCTCCGCGCTGTCGACCATCGAGAACGGGCGCCGGGAGCCACGGCTGAGCCTGCTGCAGAACATCGCCGCCGCGCTCGACGTCGGTGTCGAAGACCTGCTGCGCACCGAGGCTCCGTCCCGTCGTGCCGCGCTCGAGATCGCTCTCGAACATGCCCAGCGGGAGCCGTCGTACGCCTCGCTCGGGTTGCCCGCGCTGCGCCCGAGCCCGCGGATTCCCACCGACGTCCTGGAGCACGTCGTCGCCCTCCACGACGAGCTGCGCCGCCGGGACGCCCGCTTCGCCGCGACCCCCGAGGCTGCGCGCGCCGCGAACGTGGCGCTGCGCAAGCACATGCGCAGCGTCGACAACTACTTCCCGGAGATCGAACGATGCGCCGCGCAGGCCCTGGCCGCCGTCGGCTACAGCGGCGGCGCCGTGCCGCAGCGACTGATCACCGAGCTCGCCGGCCACTTCGGCTTCAGCCTGCACAACGTCACCGACCTGCCGGAGTCGACCCGGTCGGTGACCGATCTCGCCCATCGCCGGATCTACCTTCCGCAGCAGCCGGCCGGTCACGACCCGCGCTACGTCGTGCTCCAGACCCTCGGCCACTTCGCGCTCGGGCACACCGACCCGAACGACTTCGCCGACTTCCTGCGCCAGCGCGTCGAGGCGAACTACTTCGCGGCCGCCGCGTTGGTGCCGGAGGATGCCGCGGTCGCCTTCCTGTCCAACGCGAAGCGTGATCGCGCGATCGACATGGAGGACCTGCGCGACGTGTTCGCGGTCTCCCACGAAACCGCGGCGCACCGGTTCACCAACCTGGCCACCCACCACCTGGACCTTCCGGTGCACTTCACGCGTACCGACTCCAGCGGCACGATCTACAAGGCGTACGAGAACGACGGACTCGCCTACCCGACCGATGCAACGGGAGCGATCGAGGGGCAGCTCGCCTGTCGCCAGTACTCCTCGCGCCGGGTGTTCGGCGCCCCGGAGCGCTACAGCATCTACGCGCAGTACACCGACACCCCGGGCGGCACCTTCTTCTGCACGGCGCACGTCCAGCCCGGGCCGGGCGGGGAGTTCGCGGTCACCGTCGGCGTGCCGTTCCAGCACTCCAAGTGGTTCCGCGCCTCGGGCACCCAGCATCGGGCCCGCTCGACCTGCCCCGCGCCGAGCTGCTGCCGGCGCCCACCCGCCGAGCTCGAAGCGCGCTGGGCCGGCCAGGCGTGGCCATCCGCGCGAGCCCACTCCCACCTGCTGGCAGCGCTCCCCCAGGGCACCTTTCCCGGGGTGGACACGACCAGCGTGTACGACTTCCTGGAGCGCCACGCGCCCACCGCCGGAGCGGATGGCACACCGGCACTGCCCTAGCTGTACCGATGTGCCGTGCGCTCTACACCAGGGATTCGCGCCAGGCTCTCGCCAGGGCGGCGTACTCGCCGGTGCCTTCGGCGAGCAGCTGCCCCGGAGTGCCGTCCTCCACGATCCGCCCGTCGCTCATCACGAGCACCCGGTCGGCGATCCCGACCGTCGAGAGCCGGTGGGCGATGATCAGCGCGGTCCGGTCGGCGAGGACGGTACGCAGGGCCCGCTGCACCAGCCGCTCCGTCGGGGCGTCGAGTGAGGAGCTGGCCTCGTCGAGGATGAGTACGGCGGGGTCGGCGAGCAGTGCCCGGGCAAAGGCGATGAGCTGGCGCTGGCCGGCGGACAGCCGCGAACCGTTCTTGCCCACGCTCTCGTCGTAGCCGTTGCGCAGGTGCGCGACCACGACGTCGAGCCCGACCGCACGGGAGACCTCCTCGATCTCGGCGCGGGTCGCCTCCGGCTTGCCGAAGGCGATGTTGTCGGCGACCGAACCGGTGAACAGGAACGACTCCTGCGTCACCATTGCGACCGCCCGTCGCAGGTCGGCTTCAGCGAGGTCGGGCAACGCGATGCCGTCGATCCGCACGCTGCCGCTGAGGGGGTCGTAGAACCTGGTCAACAGCCGGGCCACCGTGCTCTTGCCGGCACCGGTGTCGCCGAGCAGCGCGACCGTCTGGCCGGCCGGAATGGTGAGCGTCAGGTCGTGCAGGATCTCCCGCCCGCTTCGATAGCCGAACGAGACATGGCCGAGCTCCACCAGACCGCGGAACAGGCCCGCCGGCGCGTCGCGCGAGGTCGCGAGCAGCGGCACCGACGGCCGTTCGTCGAGTACGCCGGCGAGCTTCTCGACCCCCGAGGTCGCCGCCTGGAACGCGTCGTAGAACTGGCTGACCTCGGCCATCGGCTCGAAGAACTGGCGCAGGTAGAGGACGAACGACGCGAGCACCCCGACACCCATGTCCCCGTGGATCACCCGGTCCGCGCCGTAGAGCAGCACGGCGGCGGTGGTGAGGTTGCCGATGACGAGGATGCCCGGCCAGTACACCGACAGCAGCTGGAACGAGCCCTGCGTCGTACGCCGGTAGCGGTCGTCGAGGCCACGGAAGATCTCGTCGTTGCGAGGCTCGCGCCGGAACGCCTGCACGGCACGGATCCCGCGCAACGACTCGGTGAAGTGCACGATCACCAACGCGATCGCGTCTCGTGTCCTGCGATACGCGACGGTCGAACGCCGCTGGTACCAGCGGGACAGGAAGAACAGCGGCAGCAGCGAGAAAAGCGAGACCAGCGCCAGCGGCCAGTCGAGCACGAGCAGGATGACCCCGACGGACAGGATGGTCAGCGTCGTGCGGATCAGTGTGTCGAGCCCGGCCTCGAGCAGGGCGTTGATGGCATCGAAGTCCGAGGTGAGCCGGCTGATCATCCGACCCGACGTGTACCGCTCGTGGAAGGACAGGCTCAGCTCCTGGAAGTGCTCGAAGACCCGCCGTCGCAGCTCGAGCACCACGTCCTGGCCGATCCGTCCCGCCCCGAGCAGGAAGACCCGGGTGAGCACGCCCTGCACGACGGCACAGCACACAATCGCGCCGAACACCGCGACGAGGGTCGCGACGTGGGTGTGCCCGGAGCGGGACAGGCCGTGGTCGATGCCGTAGCCGACGAGGGCGGGAATCGCCATCTGTGCCGCCGTCGCCACCACGATCGCGACGGCGAACACCCGGACCGACTGCAGGTGAGGGCGCAACAGGTCGGCAAGCAGACGCCGGTTGCGCCGCTGCAGCAACGCCGTGACCGAGCTCGGGATCTCTTCGTCGTCCTCGGCTTTGACCCCACGCCACCGCTCGAGGTCGACGTCGTCGATGACCTCTGTCATGCCGCGTCCTCGACCGAGAGGATCCGGGCGTACGACGGCACGGCCATGAGCTGCGAGTGGGTACCGACGGCCGCGAGGGTGCCGTTCTCGAGCAGCGCGACCCGGTCGGCGAGTGCGACCGTCGACGGTCGATGGACGACGAGCAGCGCGGTGGTGTCCGCCAGCACCGACGCGAGCGCCTCCTCGACGAGCGCCTCGGTGTGGACGTCCAGGGCCGACAGCGGGTCGTCGAGCACCAGCACCGACGGTCGCGCCACGACCGCCCGGGCGAGCGCGAGCCGCTGACGCTGGCCACCCGACAGCGACATCCCCTGCTCCCCGACCCGGGTGTCCAGCCCCCACGGCAGGTCGCGGACGAAGCCCGCCTGCGCCACGGCGAGCGCCGCATCGATCTCGTCGTCGGTGGCGTCCGGCCTGCCGAGCAACAGGTTCTCCCGGACGCTCATGGAGAACAGCACCGGATCCTCGAACACCGTCGCCACCTGCTGGCGCAGCGAGGTCAGCTGGATGTCGCGGACGTCGACCCCGTCCAGCGTGATCCGCCCGGACGTGACGTCGTACAGCCGAGACGGCAGCGCGGACATCGTCGTCTTGCCGGAGCCGGTCGCGCCGACGATCGCGACGGTCTCGCCGGGCGCGATGTCGAGGGTGACGTCGTGCAGCAGCTCCTCGTCGGCATCGGAGAACCGGAAGCCGACAGCGTCGAAGCGCAGCCGGCCGCGCGAGGCCACCACGTCGACGGCACCGGGACGGTCGGCGATCTCGGGGACGGAGTCGAGGACCTCGGTGACGCGCGCCGCCGCGGTCGCCGCCTCCTCGGCCATCGCGAGGATCCAGCCGATGTCGATGACCGGCCACTGCAGCATCACCAGCAACGTGACGAATGCGACGAGCGCGCCGAGGGTCATCGCGCCGTGCGCGACGGCGAGCACGCCGACCAGGACGACGACGGCCATCGTGAGGCTGGGAATGAGCTGCAGCAGCGACCAGAACGTCGCGACGAACCCCACCATCTCCAACTGCGTGCCGCGCACCTGGCGGGCCGACGCCAAGTACCCCGCGGACAGCCAAGGTCCGCGCCCGAAGGCCTTCGTCACCCGGATGCCGCTGGCGGCCTCTTCGGCCAGCGTCGCGAGATCCCCCTGCTGGTCCTGGAGGCGACGGGACACGACCGCGTAGCGCGCGCCGAACCGTCGCGCCAACGCGATGACCGGCAACGTCGACACCGCGACGACCACGCCGAGGGGCCAGTACGTCGCGATGAGCAGCGCGAGCACCGCGACGTACTGCATCGAGTTGACGATCAGATAGATCGCACCGAAGCCGAAGAACCGCCGGATGGTGGACAGGTCGCTCGTCGCGCGGGAGAGCAGCTGGCCGGTCCCCCAGCGGTCGTGGAAGCCGACGGCCAGCCGCTGGAGGTGGGCGTAGACGTCGTCGCGGATGTTGCGTTCGACCGTGAGCACGGCATCC
It contains:
- a CDS encoding electron transfer flavoprotein subunit alpha/FixB family protein, whose protein sequence is MAEILVLVEHVDGTPKKVTLELLTLARALGEPSAVFVGAGYDNAKATLAEYGAQKVYVAGDAELDGYVVAPKTEALAQIVGSSSPAAVLIPSSPEGKEVAARLAVKLDSGVITDAVGVSSDLVADQSIFGGGYTVKSKVAKGTPIIAVRPNSTAPEPSPASPSEEQVSVALSDAAKKAKILERVSEKKGGRPELTEAEIVVSGGRGLGSGEHFALIEKFADSLGAAVGASRAATDAGWYPHQNQVGQTGKTVSPQLYIAVGISGAIQHRAGMQTSKNIVAINKDPEAPIFELVDFGVVGDLFEVVPQVTEQIEARKG
- a CDS encoding electron transfer flavoprotein subunit beta/FixA family protein, giving the protein MNIVVCVKQVPDTYEEKKLSDADKTLDREGVEGVMNELDEYAVEEALRLKEANGGEVTILTMGPEKAVETIRKALSMGADSAVHVVDPALHGSDALATSYALAKALATIPHDLVILGVESTDARMSVIPAMLAERTGAAQLSFARKVEVSGSTVKIERQTDTGYDVVEAQTPAIVSVVEKINEPRYPSFKGIMAAKKKPLTTLTLADAGIDAANVGLAGSGTSVAEFAARPPKQAGTIVKDEGDGGVKLAEFLATQKFI
- the aceA gene encoding isocitrate lyase, which encodes MSTNLTEQAAALAKEWETSPRWKGVERNYNAEAVVRLRGSVQEEHTLARRGAEKLWNLVNSEDYINALGALTGNQAVQQVRAGLKAIYLSGWQVAGDANLSGQTYPDQSLYPANSVPAVVRRINNALMRADQITWSEGKTDVDWFAPIVADAEAGFGGVLNAFELMKSMIAAGASGVHWEDQLSSAKKCGHLGGKVLIPTNQHVKVLNAARLAADVEGVPTLVVARTDAQAATLITSDVDERDQQYVTGERTAEGFYRVTNGIDPCITRGLAYAPYADLLWMETSTPDLELARQYAEAIKKEFPDQLLAYNCSPSFNWKQHLDDDTIAKFQRELGAMGYKFQFITLAGFHALNYSMYELAKGYSSRDMSAYVELQEKEFAAEADGYTATKHQREVGAGYFDLVATAIDPDAETLALKGSTEEEQFH
- a CDS encoding helix-turn-helix domain-containing protein, with the protein product MADITGHPAEPGAAAAGLVPAPRESIDALTLGQRIRHLRRTRGLTLAELASRVGAASSALSTIENGRREPRLSLLQNIAAALDVGVEDLLRTEAPSRRAALEIALEHAQREPSYASLGLPALRPSPRIPTDVLEHVVALHDELRRRDARFAATPEAARAANVALRKHMRSVDNYFPEIERCAAQALAAVGYSGGAVPQRLITELAGHFGFSLHNVTDLPESTRSVTDLAHRRIYLPQQPAGHDPRYVVLQTLGHFALGHTDPNDFADFLRQRVEANYFAAAALVPEDAAVAFLSNAKRDRAIDMEDLRDVFAVSHETAAHRFTNLATHHLDLPVHFTRTDSSGTIYKAYENDGLAYPTDATGAIEGQLACRQYSSRRVFGAPERYSIYAQYTDTPGGTFFCTAHVQPGPGGEFAVTVGVPFQHSKWFRASGTQHRARSTCPAPSCCRRPPAELEARWAGQAWPSARAHSHLLAALPQGTFPGVDTTSVYDFLERHAPTAGADGTPALP
- a CDS encoding ABC transporter ATP-binding protein, whose product is MTEVIDDVDLERWRGVKAEDDEEIPSSVTALLQRRNRRLLADLLRPHLQSVRVFAVAIVVATAAQMAIPALVGYGIDHGLSRSGHTHVATLVAVFGAIVCCAVVQGVLTRVFLLGAGRIGQDVVLELRRRVFEHFQELSLSFHERYTSGRMISRLTSDFDAINALLEAGLDTLIRTTLTILSVGVILLVLDWPLALVSLFSLLPLFFLSRWYQRRSTVAYRRTRDAIALVIVHFTESLRGIRAVQAFRREPRNDEIFRGLDDRYRRTTQGSFQLLSVYWPGILVIGNLTTAAVLLYGADRVIHGDMGVGVLASFVLYLRQFFEPMAEVSQFYDAFQAATSGVEKLAGVLDERPSVPLLATSRDAPAGLFRGLVELGHVSFGYRSGREILHDLTLTIPAGQTVALLGDTGAGKSTVARLLTRFYDPLSGSVRIDGIALPDLAEADLRRAVAMVTQESFLFTGSVADNIAFGKPEATRAEIEEVSRAVGLDVVVAHLRNGYDESVGKNGSRLSAGQRQLIAFARALLADPAVLILDEASSSLDAPTERLVQRALRTVLADRTALIIAHRLSTVGIADRVLVMSDGRIVEDGTPGQLLAEGTGEYAALARAWRESLV
- a CDS encoding ABC transporter ATP-binding protein, translating into MARVDSKGEAEGPPHSRLAAERMRFAALWRLRTYVRPWRTRVAISFLAALLGVAASTLVPLVIEAIVNGPIKRHDTGALVPWFLLVAGLGVAEAGLIVVRRELQWDAVLTVERNIRDDVYAHLQRLAVGFHDRWGTGQLLSRATSDLSTIRRFFGFGAIYLIVNSMQYVAVLALLIATYWPLGVVVAVSTLPVIALARRFGARYAVVSRRLQDQQGDLATLAEEAASGIRVTKAFGRGPWLSAGYLASARQVRGTQLEMVGFVATFWSLLQLIPSLTMAVVVLVGVLAVAHGAMTLGALVAFVTLLVMLQWPVIDIGWILAMAEEAATAAARVTEVLDSVPEIADRPGAVDVVASRGRLRFDAVGFRFSDADEELLHDVTLDIAPGETVAIVGATGSGKTTMSALPSRLYDVTSGRITLDGVDVRDIQLTSLRQQVATVFEDPVLFSMSVRENLLLGRPDATDDEIDAALAVAQAGFVRDLPWGLDTRVGEQGMSLSGGQRQRLALARAVVARPSVLVLDDPLSALDVHTEALVEEALASVLADTTALLVVHRPSTVALADRVALLENGTLAAVGTHSQLMAVPSYARILSVEDAA